The sequence TCCCTAGGAGAAGCCCCTCGAAAGCCACCGTTGGGCTTGAGCTAGTGCCAGAAGGAGCTGGAGATTTCAGGACGCAGCTTTGCTCATTAGAGATGGATTTTTACTTGGCAGCATCCAACGCTGTCGTGAGCCCTATTCATGAATTGCAAGAGAAGATGGGAATGATCGTGTGCACACCACTGCTTTCTGAAGGAAGTATCAACAGGATAATAATCATGTAACTAATGTATTTCTAGCCGATGGAAAGCACTGTCTGAGTAGCAACAGGAAAGACAACCACCATTACAAGAGGCGCTGTGCTAACCATTGACATGCACTGCCTCGTTTAACCCCCAGGGAGGCGGCTCCCAGTATTAGATCTTAGAGTTGAAGAGCTGGAAGAGCCTCTCCAAGGTCACGTGGCCAGTGAGTAGAGTAACCAATGGCGAGGCAGGACAGATGGGAGGCACGAGGCAGTGCGTAGGTAAGACTCTACAGGAAGGGAGCAGGAGGGTGGAaaggaggtgggagagcagatGGGTATTTGCACTGGAGCACAGCATGGGTTCCAGGGGTGGAGGCGATGGGGAGATGAAGGGACTCTCCCCCATCTCTGTCCCTCCCATGGGTGCGGGTCTGCcccactagcccccttcagcaCATCCCTCCCTCACACGCTCCCTGGGGATGGTTTATGTTTCAGAGCTGACAACTCTCCGTTTGAGTTACTTTGGGTCTTTGTGAGTATAAAATACAGAGGGCAACTCAGAGCCCCTAGAACCATGGATTACACAGTCATGAGTGAATTCAAAAGCTGTCTATTAAATGAGATGCTGTGatgtccagttttgttttgttccctccACCGGTGATGAAAAAATTGTTGGGTTTGCCTCCTGACTCTAACTGTCCCTGATAAAGTAAAAAGCTATGAAGAACCAGGACTGCGCAGGGAATGATGTGACTCAAAGTGCCAGAAGCAAGCAAACAAGACCAAACAATCATAATAACAGCAACCAAATACTCCCTACGTAGAGAAAATGGTATCAAGTTATCGTCAAAATTTTCTTTACAGATTCTACTTCGGCTCAACTCTGGATTTTAAGATctgaattgggacttccctggtggcacagtggttaagaatccgcctgccattgcagggaacattgcagggttcgagccctggtccgggaagatcccacatgccgcggagcaactaagcccgtgcgccacaactactgagtctgcgctcttgaacccatgagccacaactaccgaagcctgagtgcctaggacctgtgctctgcaacaagagaagccaccgcaatgagaagccctcgcaccgcaacgaagagtaacccctgctcgcggcaactagagaaagcctgcacgcagcaacagaagacccaacgcagccaataagtaaataaataaataaataaaatgaaaaagaatagctCAACCCCTAgggttgctttaaaaaaaaataaaagatttgaatTGGAGGACACCTAGTGATCACTACCTTCAAagcttttgctttgctttttggttttttgcctgAACACCAGCAGGACCAGGGACGACACACCGTCTTGAAGGTGCGGGCTGCGTGAGGTCTGCCTTCCGGCACGCCCACAGTCCCTGGTATTTCACTACCGTCCTTCCTCATAGCAGCCAGATCTGGCAAcgttggaaattaaaaaaaaaaaaaaaaaaaagtggaacaaatgaaacaaacaaaaacgctAGAAGTGAAATACCCAAAATAACCACACTGACCTCAGGGCATTTCTAACTCAAGAAAGAGGAGGAATTAACTGGAGCGTCTATTCACTGTGTGCCGGGACAGTGTTGAATCTCAACTTCACGTTGATTAGACGCATTCTGAGAGTAGCAACCACAGCCAGACCTGGGCCCAGAGGAGTAGAGGCGGGTGGGAGTGCTGACCTTGAGAGCTGAGGATGAGGAAAGAAACCTAGGGAGggctctccctcccccagacaAAGCCTCATTTCTTTCAGTGTCTGGTTCCATGACTTTCTTTAACTGGCCTCCGCTTCCTTAGTTTCTACCTTTTCacgcttctgttttctcatctgtaaaatggggtaatagtAACGCCTACAAGATGAAGTCGCGCACGTAAAATGCTTAGAACCCTGCTTGGTACCTGATAAACGCCATGCCAGCTCTTGTCAATGTCAAGACCACTTTCATTCTTACTAGGGCTGCCCTGCCACCCCCACTACCAGCTGCTCCACTTTCCCACCGGCCTGCTTCCAGGTGAGGTGGCTTTTCTCTCCCGCACGCTCCCCGCCGATGTGTTCTTAtctgatctttttattttggggTCTCCTGGCTGTATCCCTTTGGCATCCTCTAAGGAGTTACCCATATTACTTAGAAGCATCCGGGACACAATAGCCCTTCTGGATCCCAGCGCTGGGGCCTATGGTGAGCATTTTTCTCTCAGCCCCATCCATCATCTACCTCTGGCTGGTGTTCCACGTTCAGGGCCCCCATCGGGGTGCCTGTCCTCTATCCCGGGGTCTGGTGGCAGCCAGCACTTACTGCCGAGCAGCCTCCTGGAGAGACATTCGCGTCCAAGAAAAACACTCGGCAAGAAGTAAGCCCACACTGTTGAGAAAATCAGGGTCCATGAGTGTGAGAACACTGAGTGTCACCATGGAAACACTAAAAGGCAGCCCCCAAAGTGGAAGCCCCTAAGACACTGCTTTCCCCTCTGCCCTGCCGCCCTTGTCTGTCAGCTGTCTATTCCCTTGCCTTCTGAGCGGTGCTTTCTGAAACCCTAATGACAAACACGTAACCATCAGAGGATCTCTCAAAAGGTTTGCTTTGCCTCTGCCGCTCCCTGTCACCAATCTGGGCCTCCCTCGGGGCTTGGGACAAGGCTGCTGGATAAAGTTCAGGTGACTAAACTGCAGCCAGGTCACCTGGCAGGGGACTGGCCCTGAGTCTGCCGCTTCCGGTTGCTACTCGCAGGGGCAGACGGAGGGCTGAGCGCAGAGGCTGGATGGGGCCAGAGGCCAGCGGTTTTCCGGGGGACAGGAAGGATGTGCTCAACTCCTGCCAGGATTCCGGTTTCCAGGAGACTCCAGTCCCACCAGGACAAGGCAACGAAGCAGCCTTTGCCTCTTCAAAGCAGGTACTGGACCCTGGCATCGCCGACTCTGTCTACCTGGGGACCTCGGGCGTGCTGGTGACCTTCCTGGGCCACAGTTGCCTTAatcgggagggaggagggtgggaagaTAACCCCTAGGGTCTCTTGCCCCACTGGCGCTCTGTGGGACGCAGAGGTGATCTGGCATCTGTGGCCTTTGTCCCGGGCAGTGGGCCACTGTCCTCTGTGGTCATTGAGGAAAGCTGAGTGTGAAGGAGAAATCACTCCCTTTGCGTGATGCCCTCGAGCATCAGGCAGCCTGTAATGTTTAAGGACTTGGTTGTCCTGAACTCAGCGTCTGAGCTCTGGCCTGTCAACATCGGCTGGAAGCAAAGGGGAAAGTCTTCTAACGGAGGGGCCAATGCAACACGAGCAGAGAGAATTTGGCTTAAGTTCTGATCAGGCATTTCAGCTTTTATGCTGGGCTTAGTTAAAAAGGACAGAATGGAAACTGCTTGAAGAAGTCATTTGCAACATCTCCATAAATATAGAGGCTAGTTTAGGTCTTGAGGATGAATTTGCTACTCTGTTTTCACATCTTATATTTGGTAGGAGAAGCTGGACCCTGCTTGAAAACAATAGTTCCCTACAACTAAAAGTTGCTTGATACAAGTGAGGCTGTTGTTAGAAAAACATGACAGTTTTCAACCTGTGGTTTCTTGAGCTTCCTTCAGTGGAGGCGGTACTCTCCTTATCGATATTTATGAGTGTGCAGAAGAGGGAAGGGGCAGTGAGCTAGCAAGAAAAGGCCTTCTGGAGGAAATGCATTTTCCCAATGGATGTGCTGTAGGCCATGGTGAGAAAAAGCTCTTCCTAACCACTACCTTGTTCTTAGCAAGTTCATAATGTGCGCTTGTGTGGCAGAAAGACAAGTCCTTCCGGCTGGCTTCCTTTATGGCCTGTGAGGTCTAGCTAGCAGGCTAAGACTCTGAGTATTGACTTCCAGCTTGGACCCAGCCTCACCTGCATATCTGGGGAGTCAGCAAAGACTAGACGGGTGACCCTGAACCAGACGGGCAACATGGAAGCACTGTTGTTAATAATCTGAGCTTTGGTGAAGTGAAATACTTCCCCTACTGGGGGTCGAGCCTCTTTCTTGATGAGGAGACTTACCTTCTAAGTTATACATTTACAAGGTCGTATTTTCATACCTGGTGCAATCAGTCGCCCTTGGAGGAGAACACCTCTAAACAGACCATCACTGCAGGCTGCGGAAACCCCACAGTGCATTTAATCTGCTCTCTGTTTACTGATTGATTGTTCACCTGGCCTCCCGCACATGTAAACAACATGATTTCTCAGGGCCCTTGTGTATTTTCCCCTTAGGTTCTGTTCACTCTCGTCGCTGGGATCACGAATTGGTGGTTGGCTGGAGGCAGGGAACGTTTTTTGGCGTTGAGCCGCATGTTTCTTTTCATCGTGCTTCTGAAGCCTGGTGAACCTTTCTCAAGGAGCCTTACACCCTCTCTGCTTTCCCAACCGCTTCCAAGACCAGCTTAAACTTGTTCCTTCTGCAGGAAGCCTGCCTGCAGACTTCAAAAAGCAGCTCCTTGCTCTACAACATACATGTCTACACTTAAATACTGTGCCTGCCGAATATGCTACCCCCCCCCCATAGACATACGCTCAGAGGTCTAACTTTGCATTTGGGGCACCGTGTATAATTGCCTTTTATTGTACAGGACTGCTGAATGCCCTCTGATGCTACTTTTCGGGATGTCAATTCCTTGTAAGGAGGGGGTCCGCTAATCTTACTTGGCACATGGGCCAATAAGATGCTACACGCAGGCAGATAACTTAAATACTTTGATGATACTCAAAATAGCCCTGCATATTCTTGTGAAATTCACTCATAATCTTTAGTGGTTCCGGAAAGCATGATAGGTTGTGATTTTTCTCAGTTAACTAAAAAAATCACATGTAGTGTTACCTTTCCTATAAGGCACTGGTACTTGCTCCAGTCTATAAGCAGAGACAGGAGGGAGACCACCCATCCCTTTTCTGCCCTATAGCTTTCTGCTTCTTTTAGAGATGGTTTTCAAAATGGGAATGGCATCTAGGTGATATAGTCGGGACTACTGGaggaattgtttatttctaatatcctggaaatatttttttcaggggCGACCTGATTTGGTTTTGATtcagttgttcattttctttctgtccatTGTCAAGATGCAAGGTAAAAAAAGAGAGCTGTTAAATACACAGAAGGCCACAATTCAAATGTAGTCATAATCGAAGCCTGTGAATTTTCTGACGGCAGAGTCAGGAAGAATGAGAAATTCTTCCCCGAAATGGGTTGGTGCGTTACCACTACTTTCCCTCAagtcctctcctgcccctccccttgaGTAAATAGACACTGAGCCAGGATGGTAGGCAAGGCGATTCCATCTGGCCGGCAGGCCTCCCCACCAATCCCTTCTGTGTTCCCAAAGTGCATGCTCATTTTTCCTAAATGTATACATGCTTCACATGAACCAATGTGGATAAAATTGAGTAAATCACCTTATCTGGCCTTTCTTTAATTTCCCACAGGTTAAAGGGGACACTATGTCTCCCCTACGATCCCCCTACCTTTAAATGTGGTTGTATTTCATTAATAACTATGAATATTTAAATAGTGCATGTGAGCAAGTCCACATTCCAAATTCTTTGTATCATCATCAGACAGAAGAGTTTTCTTCACTTGTTAGAATAAAATGATGTCCAAGGTCATAATTTCCCGGGAGACCACTCCAACCTGATTTAAATGATGGGGGTAAGCTCATAGCCATGATATATTGTTTATGCTTCTGTCCACTAAGACAGAAAAAGGTATATTTCTGAGAAATATGAtaagatagaaaataattttatcataaatgtatttCATAGGCCATTTTTCAGACTGTAGTGTAAAAAGACCCTCCCTCCCAGCTTGGCTAAGAACTAATTCCTGGaattcctgcctccctcctctcacCCACCCATTCACCTGCGATGCCTGAACTTGACCCACAGTTGACTCCATTGGATTATTTTACAAATCAGGAAGACAGGTTTAAAAATTTTGACCCGCATCCTTTAATGATTACCCTTCATCCTGAGGTTCTGGACCCACCAGGGCACCTTACACTTTTATTAACAAACAAATCAGGCGGGAAATATAAGGTTTGTACATGTTTATTTTGTTGATTCTTCACAGCGCAACGAAACaaagttagagaaaaaaaataaaatgccagttAAATTCGGCTACTACCAACAACCAAAAACCTTAAACATAAAATCCAAAGCAAGCTTCTGAAAGATCATGAAATCATCTTGGGTGGAGTAATTTGTTAACGTCTGTAACAAATCAATGTACTGATAGTTCTTCAATCGCACAGCGGCCAGGTGACCCGCCCCACGCGCTGGTCCAAGACCCCGCACGTGAAGGGACAGCGCAGAAAACGCCATCCCGCCGTCGCCACCGCAGTGGGGCCCCTCCGAGCAGCCTGCTGTGTGAGGCCCCCGGTTCCCCTCCGTGTCTTTTAACGAGGCAGAACGTTAATTAGACAACGTGCTTTCTGACAGGACGGCAACGGCGAAACGCATTGTTACCTATTTTTTAGGACACCGGGAACCCCTTCTGCGGGGGAAAGGTGGTTGTTTTTAAGCAAGCTCAAATGTTGGTTACGCTACCTTTGGGGAAGGGGGGACAAAACGATGAATCTTGAGTTCTAAACTGCCGTTCTAAGAAGACCCCAGGATTTCAAAGCGAATAATCGCAGCGAAACACACGGTTATGCGATTATCAAAAGCTGCACTGTAATCGTCGGGGTACGAAAGCGGACTTCCCAACCCAGCACACCCATCGACCCGGGAATTGTCATCGCCCCCTCCCGTGGCACCGCGATGCCAACCGTCCAGCCGCAGAGGGTCGGTCCGTCTGCTACGCCCGAGACCTTCTGCACCGACTAAGTGGTCTCTCTCGGCTTTCTGGGGTCGGGCAGCCTCCTCTAACAGGGGCTGTTTGCTGGGAACAAGGGCGCCTATGACCCCTGGCCGAGGAGAAGAAACCACCgccacccctccctcccgccctccgaGAGCAGCCCCTTGGTCCCCTCGGGCCTGGCCTGCCGCCGCACCCTGAGCTAGCATGGCGCCCTGAAGTCCACATCACCCCCTGCGAAGCGCACGACTCCAGGAGCCGGGAGAGACAAGCGCTGGGTGACAGTGGCAGTGAGAGTGCGCACTTGCTGCGCAAAGCAGCTGGAATCCACCCAGAACCCCCAAACAGCCCCGACGCTCTATCGAACATCCGCTCGGGTCATTTTAATTTccccggggtgggggcggggaggggacgcCCAACAGTCCCTTTCTCTGGGCGAGGAAGTTCGAAATGCCCTCTTTGCTCGGCCCTGCTCTCGCGGGCCGCAGGGCGCGGGGACGCGCAGAAGCTGGGCGGCGGGAGGCCGGGCCGAGGTCGCGCCCCGGGCCCGGGCCAGCCCTCACTTGGAGAACTGCGCCTGCACCGCGGCCAGGCCCAGGCCTGCCGGGACGAGGTGCGGGAACTTGCAGACGGCGCAGGTGCAAAGGCCGGGGCTGCCCGCGCCGCCGCCCGGGCCGCCGCCGGGAAGCGCAAACTGACCGCACGGCGGCTCATCGAGCGCCAGCGACAGGTACTTGGCCGGGCGCAGCGCGTCGGGCGGCCCCACGGCGCCGGGGGCCAGAAGCACTGAGCCCGGCGCTGCGGCGAGCAGAGGCAGGCCGGCCAGCAGCAGGCGCGGTGCAGCGGGTCCCGCGCCCTCGCCGAGCGCGCGGCGCAGCTCCTGCAGCGAACTGCCCAGCAGCAGGATGTAGTTGCGGGCGAGCAGCAGCGTGGCGATCTTGGAGAGCTTGCGGCCCGGTGCACCCTGGCAGTGCGCCGCCGAGTAGGGCAGGATGACCTCGCGCAGCGCGTCCATGGCCAGGTTCAGGTCCTGCATGCGCTTCCGCTCTCGGCTGTTGATCTTGCGCCGCAGCTGCTGTTGCTGCTCCTCCTTGGCGTCTGCCCTGGAGCCGCCGCCCGCGTGCGCGCCCGGCCCGGATCCCGTGCCCGGCGGCTCGGCGGGCGCCTCCGGCTTCTCGCGCGCCGCCTTGGGGAGAAGGGGGGCCGtcgtggaggaggaggaggaagtggcggaagaggaggaggagggcggcTGCCGGTAGCCCACGAGCTCATACAGGGAGGCCCCGAGCTGCACGTCTCCCGGCCGCTGTGGCCGCAGCATGGTCGCAGGGGCCACGTTCACGCGCGCCTGGGAAACCGCATAATACATCtgggggatggtggggagggCCGAAGCGCCCTTCAGGAACGCCCCGGGGTGGACCTTTCAGCAGGCCGCCCCTCCCCGCAGACCTGCGCGCGGGGAGCGGATGGCAGGGCAGTAGCCCGCGCCCAACCCCTTTAAACCCGGCTTGGGAACCTGAGGGGTCGCGGGCTGCTGGGCGCAGCCAATGGGGGCGCGAGGTCCGGCGCAGGCGCGTGCTCATTGGCCACCCGCTCCTCAGGCCTGCGCGGAGGTACCGCTGGCACCGCTTAAGGACATTATTGTGAGCGCCCCATGGAGAATCACAGGACAGGCCtccgggagggagggaaggagggagggacgcGCCTTTTCGGGTGGAGTGCGGCTGTTCTTGGAGGACTGGTGGCATGGTGAGGCTAAAACAACTGTGCCTACCTCCTTCTGCCCTGTGCCTCTACTTTTGGGGATACATGTGCATAttggtttgttttaaattgtGGTCAAATACGCATAAGTTAATGTACCACCTTAACCGTTTattagtgtacagttcagtagtgttacgTGCATTGCTGTGCACCCAATCCGcagaactcttcatcttgcaaaactgaaactctgtgctcATTAAACAATTCCCCATCCTCCCTGCTACTCCTGGCAACCGTTTTTCTTCTATGAATCCGACTGCTCTAGgtgcctcatgtaagtggaatcatattgtAAGCTAGTGACCAGCTTATTTtgtttagcataatgtcctcaatgtTCATTCATGCTTTAGCATGTGTcaggattttgtttctttttaaggctgaataatattccattatatgtatatacctcgTTTTGTTTATCCAGCTCTCTATAGATGGACACTTggtttgcttccaccttttggccattgtgaatgaATAATGCCGCTATGAGCATGGTTGTAACAGGTTTTTTTAAATACGTGATTTCCTGCGAGGTTTGAGAACGAAATTTCTGGGCTCAAGGACCAGTAGCATTGGAATGGTTactcccagcctctccctcttccctctctctgatTAAAAAGTCTTTAGGGACTAAGGAGCTTTGGGGGTGGgatttctttcctccccaaaaGAGGCACTATTCATTCTGTCAGCGACTCGACTCTTGCTTAAGTAAAAACTCACGTAGAAATTGGTCTTTTAgcaggaaaacaacaacaacaaaatccaaaaacaacaacccaCCCACACACTCATATCTGTTCGGGGTGGAACTGAACTTTTCTCTTCCCCAAATAAAGTAGAGATTACTCAGTGACCCTGGAAGTCTTCTATCCCAACACCAGGGCATACTATTGCAGCTCGTCGTTATCCCATGGCCAAATGGCATGGGAAAGAGGACCTTTTGGTATCTGAACCTCTACCATCCAATACAGTAACCACCAGCTACCTGTgcctattaaaatttaattatttacaataaaatcAAGTTATACGTTTCGTTCCTTGGTTGCACTAGCGTTGCTTCAAGTGCTTAGTAGTGGCTCTAGTGGCCAActattggacagcacagagacCATTTCATCATCACAGAGAGTGCTACTGGACAGTGCTGACGTTGACAGTAACTTAAAGAAAATGAGCTTCTCTACCATGGTCCCCTTTGGTGTAAGAAGAGGGGTGCTGTTGAAGGGCCTATCATAACGGGGACTGATTTCAGCTCTCAGAGCCCACTGGCCATGCTTGCTGATTTCAGGGCTGCTCTGTTCCGTTTTCTTCCACCAACATTCTCCCCACAGGCTCACTCTGGTCTCTGCTTCTGACCTCCAGCTTTGCCTATAACATCCTGCCCAGGCCTCAGGTTCAGCTCCAACATTACTTTCTTCTCAGAGTCCTGGTGATTTCTCATCTTCGTCCTCTCATCACGCCCGGGAGACCATTGACATCATTTTTCCCATAGCCTAGACTGTGTTATGTGGAGGACATCTCTGC is a genomic window of Delphinus delphis chromosome 4, mDelDel1.2, whole genome shotgun sequence containing:
- the OLIG1 gene encoding oligodendrocyte transcription factor 1; its protein translation is MYYAVSQARVNVAPATMLRPQRPGDVQLGASLYELVGYRQPPSSSSSATSSSSSTTAPLLPKAAREKPEAPAEPPGTGSGPGAHAGGGSRADAKEEQQQQLRRKINSRERKRMQDLNLAMDALREVILPYSAAHCQGAPGRKLSKIATLLLARNYILLLGSSLQELRRALGEGAGPAAPRLLLAGLPLLAAAPGSVLLAPGAVGPPDALRPAKYLSLALDEPPCGQFALPGGGPGGGAGSPGLCTCAVCKFPHLVPAGLGLAAVQAQFSK